The Anopheles gambiae chromosome 2, idAnoGambNW_F1_1, whole genome shotgun sequence genomic sequence CCCGATAGCTATGTTGTCTAAACTGTAATGGACCATACAAAGGATGCCACATTTTGTATTGTGTCCCGCACTAAACCCACTGGAAAGTTGTGCGTCGTTATGATATGATTATGAAATACGTGTACCATCTCTGCGACCAGTGTGGTGTATTTATTACTATCCTTTAAAGCGCCTCCATTAATGACGAAACTTATGATCGATATATGCACTCTAAACACAAATCAAGCGCACTCGATGTTGGACTGGAACCATTCTAATGCTAAGTGATTGCATAATTGTGCATAGCTGTTACCATCAATAAAATTGACCGCACAGATGAGCGCGCCActatttttcctcttttttattttcgggAATGGAATAGAATACGGTACGGTCTATTCGATCATATCATATCACCAGACTTATTTTGCCACATTAACAGGTAATGGATCTAGGCCACAGGCGGCtggagaggaagaagaaggggGTCGACTCTCGTCCAAATTCGTATGAACTGCACCAACAAGCTGGATCTATATGATGCATTGTTGTTCATTGCTTATTGGTTGTTTCATTCTAAAACGgttaaaatgatattttttattgaaaaattaagATACAAGCGATAAGCTATGAATTTCAAAATACGGACGTATAGACATGACGAAGGTAAGCTGTGTTGAATGTTCGTTCAGAACAAACTGTATACAAAAACGTTTCCAGATATTGATTACATGCTAggatgtttttgcttttgtctatttttatcttatttatttttgttttgttttgttatgtttgtaGATTTGTAGTAAAACTTTAAATGATGCAAAGCATTCAGTTTTCAATCTAACATCAGTataattataacaatagtACTGAATTCTTTGGATATTTTCCCAAAATCGAAAATATTCGTCGACATTTCAGCTCTACGTTGGCGATCCAGCACAATACAAATTGTTGAACAGTCTGTCATCTTGTTATTGAATCCCGTAACACATTAGTTCAATTAATgccattttaattgttttatccACACACaatttgcccttttttctaATAGCAGTACATCGAGTCATGTGAAGAAATCTTTATACCATATTCAGGGGACACTTTCCCCTATTTTTACGTCTATCAGATACCGATCCTACTTTCGTCGTAAAGATTCGCTGGCAGTTGGAGGGGGCGGCGGTCCGCGCTTATGCAGTTCCTCTAAGTGAGCTAAAATCATTTGCGTGCGCTCCCCTGCTATATGATGTAGTATCAAATAGCGGCTATCGTTTCGCAAAATGTCTTCTACTTCACGCAAATGATTTGCATTTTCACGGTATAATTCAAAGCTTTTATGAGTAATAAACTTACATTCCTGCAGCAGTTCTCGAAAAGCAAGTTTTGCATTCGCCGTCTTGTCTTTGATGTAGTCTCGAAATTCTCGCTCGCCCTgttacgataaaaaaaaaatcactcacaGAAGTTAGTCCTGGCATATTAAGAGTGGTACAATTAGTTTATACCCGTTCACTGCTGTTGTATTTCAAGTATCGTGGATCATcacgaatacttttttttatgtctTTCCAGGAAGAGGTTAGTTCAAGGGAAGGAATTTCATCCAACATTTCGCGGAACTTATCGCGTTTCTTGCGCACCAAGTTAGAAATGTGTTCGTTGAACAGTCTGAAAAGTAAAGAACCAAACGAAGCCAATCATATTATTAACTAACAGTTGAAATCGTCTTATCCGAGAAACGATATTACCTTTCACGATCGTCTCGGTCCAGCATGGAAATTAATTCCCAACGGTGATCTTTTTTCAGCAGCTTTTTTACCTCCTTCCACGTGAGGTCTGCATTGCGCACCAGATCGGCCAACAAAGCGTTAAAATGACGCATAGCTTCATCTCTCTGGTGATGCTGCCGCTCCTTGTCGCGATCACGCAAATGAGTAGCTAATGTACGCTGCACTTCCTTCTCGCGTTCCTTAATACTGGCCTCTGCACGCGCTTTGCGTTCACGCTCTCTTTGTTGTCGCTCAATTTCATCTTCATCCGACGTGTTACAATCCTCGCCTTCGTCCTCGTCATTGTTATTGTTTGCAGTGCCGTCATGGTTGCTAGCACCCTTTGCCGATTGACTTGCCTCCCGATCATTTGAGCGACTGCGGCGATCGCGCGACCGATCTCTTGATTTACGCGAACTGCGCTGTTCGCTGCGGCTGTTACGTTCCTTTAGCtccttttctctttccttctcctttgccttgcgtttttcttctttgagtGCCTTGATATGGTCCTCAAACAGTTCTTCGCGTTGTGAGTGCTCTGTGATCGCTTTATAACGGCTATCACTTTCCACTTTTTTGCGGATGTCGCTAAACCGTGTGTGACGGTTTATATCGCTTCTTTCACGAAGCATAGTAAGAAAATCTTTTCTTATCTGAAATACAAAATAACCACAACATGTGTAGATAAATAGGTATAGGGGGATAAAGCTCTTTATGTTTACCTGCTCTTTGCgaatttgtttttcctccttttcgcGCTTCCGAATTTCCACAATATACTCATTAAACAAGCTTTCGCGTTCGCGGATTTTTTCAATTACCTTGAATCGTTCATCTTTGCCATACTTCTGAGCAAATTCGCTAAACGATGACCTAAAACGAATTAAACACGTTTACAATTACGCACGTCCGTATTCCTGTACATACGGCAACAAACCAAACGCTCCATTGTGGTATCTAACTGCCATTCCAAATACTTACTTTCCATGCAAATGGGCCGCATCCATAAGGGCGCGGAAATCATCGCGCTTTTGGCGCATTTTGTTACGCTTCTCTCGTCGCTCTTCATCTGCTCGGTCTTTCACGTACTTCTCGAAAACCTGTTTACGTTCTTTGGAGGTCAGAAGTAGATAACGTGCATCGTACACAATTTTATGAAGCTCCTTTTCCCAAGTACTAAAAGCAGATACATCCAACTCCCGAAGCATTTCCCGAAACGATTTCATACGGACGTCTAGCGGTATTAATGTTCGCTCGCGAGCTGCTCTTGCTTCAGCCTCCATTGCTATAGCTTCCTTTTCCGGATCAGTGCCAGAACGATTGCTGCCAAGGGAATGCGTTGATTTCATAACTGCTTCCAGATCGGATTTCAGCTTTTTGCTTGGATGTTCACCATCCTCGTCCACGCTAGACTCCGAATCGCTTTGGGCGGACCGTGGCTCGTTTGTATTACCACCGCTGGCAGTTTGTCCACCGTCACTTTCTGCCAATGTTGCAGTAGCTGAGTTTCCTGTGCCTAACACTGTTTGTCCCTTGCTATTTGTCACCCCGTCCAATTCTTTCGGAGCCACCGTACCCAGAAGCTGCTGTGGGGGCACAAGCACCGCCTTATCGACGTCTGCGCGCTCTTTCAGCTCTTCCGGTCTTTCCCATACCGAGGTACGGGTTGAAGGGTTGTAAAAGAAAACTCGTCCATCGCCGGTCCAAACCACGCACCATGGAGTACCGCTGATTGGAGTGCTAGAAATAGGGCGACTTTTATCTTGCGGCTTGTTGGATTTGGCcttttcttcatcttctttgcGTTTCTTCTCTTGCTCTAGCTTTCGCTTTCGTTCTTCTTCCGCGGCAGCCTTTTCATTCTTAGCCATAAATGTAATAGGATCAAACACAACACCTGACGCAGCGACGGGCAACTGCTGAAGCCGCACACCCGATCCAGACACCGGTCCAATAGCTGCAGTTGCAAGAGGAGAAGGAAACTGCTGTATCTTTAGCCCCGTAGCAGGCGGTGCCTGCATGGCAGACATTAGCGGCATCTGGGGTGGTATCGGTGGTGCCAAGAAAGGCGGAACCGAAGGAGGTGCTTTGGATTTCTGCTTTGCATTCCACACAGTCAATTTTGCCTCTACAAAGAAAAAAGTCAGATCAATATATAATCACAAATATGATGAAGGTGAATTAGtaaagagacaaaaaaacccacttTCCAAGTCACGCAAGGCTTGCGGCTTCTCCCAAACACTTTCTCCCTTTGAGGCGTTGTAGTAGAACATTCGTCCATCGGGTGCAGTATGCTCGCTCCAAACCGTAGCCCTAGCAACGATCGACGGATCAATTTCATTTAGCTTAATTTCGTTCATCGCTTGCTTGGCAGCATCTAAGGGAAGGGTTTGACCAATGGACCAATTTTGTCCACTGCCGACTGCTGGCGGGTTCCATGGTGGAAAACTGGTGAAATTAGGTGGAGGCATTCCAAAGGGAGCCATCCCAAACGAAGGCGGAGGTCCGGTAAAGCGCGTCATCGCGGTATGCAATGGAATAACGGCTGGTATTGTTGCTGAACTAACCGGTATATCGGACGCAGAACTTGCATTTACCTCAATGACCTTTTGTTCAGCAGACTTCgtatgttgctgctgctgttgctgtttgttgagAGCCTCTACTTCTGCCTGTGTCATCACGTTCACATTAGGACCTTCCGGGCGGGTCCATGTCGTTTCGCGACTTATGGCATGATAATAGTACGATTTGCCGTCAGCAGTTTTAGTTTCCACCCATAAATCCTACGGTTGAATCGGGATCAGCGATGTTAGAAGAAGTTCGCCAATGATACTGGAGCTAAACTCCGGTAAGACCATACTCACAGTTGCGACCGTATTGGCCAGTTTCGATGGTGCTGAACCGAGAAGACCGGCACCATTTTTGATAGGTGATACTTTATTTTCTTCCAATGTGGAATCTGCAGCCGATGGAGATGTGTGTTGCTCCGATGCAGAAGCCACGACCGAATCACCGTCTATAGTTCCTGCATTACTAACCTCCTCCGTGCTCTCTGCTTCGTTTGGTAATGGTTTATCTACTTCGGTGCTCATGATAACAGCAAAGTAAAGAACTAAATTTGTTCACAATAATAGAATGTTTCCTCGTCTTTTGACTAGACTAGAACATTTTTGCTGCTTGGTATCAACAAATTGACATATCCAACGCTCAACTAAAAAGAGCTTTCGTTTGACAGCTACAGCCTTTTTTACACGTATGTTGCAGAACGACCCAACAAGGAGCGAGCACTTtcaatctgttttttttaaactacatATTGCTAGAATATGCATATTTGTTAACATACGTATACATACATTCTTTTTATGCCTTATTTTTACCTCATCCATATTAACTCTACATCATCGTTTAAAAACAGTTGTAGATCGTGTAAGTTACCTTCAACATTGAATGCCATGAAACGTCACCCAGTTCAGTTTGCCGCATGTCAACATCATCGTCTGCGTCAGGTCGTCGCTTGACGCATTCTTTCCAGACGGAACCCGCAGAAAAAGTGTCGCTGCACCGGACTTTTAATAAAGATTCACACATTTTCCGATTCCAATCGCAATCATTAAAATGGTCAGCAAGCCGGAAAGTGCTGATTCCAGCTCCGACAAGAAACGCCGCAAAACGAGCAATTCTAACGCGGTGGATAATTCGTCGTCGAATGCTAAAACATTGAAGGAGGATGTTTAcatggtatttattttttttttacttttggtTAAACGGTAATGGAAGTAACCATACCTTCCCTTTTTACAGAATACAATCGCTTTTGAGGAACAGGAGGCTAGCAAACGCTCACCAATTAAAGATGCGAACTTGTTCCATGCCACCTGTGATGAACTGAGATCAATATTTGCGGACATCGCTAAACTGAAGGCGGACAGCTCGGAGGATGCGAAGCAGAAGATTGCCGAGAAACGAATCGAAGGATCGTTGGCATTTGTGTTGTTGAAAAAGCTGAATCGCCTTGATAAAGTGCGCATTCGGGAAGGCCGCGATGCTCTGCACAAGGAAAAGCTACGTGTCGACAGCAATCGTTTGCAGTTGCAAAATTTACTATACGAAGCAGAACATTTGAAGCGCGAAGTACAGCGTTGTTACATGTTCAAGAGTCAAGATGAAGAAATCGAACTTGTGCCGGTGGAGGAGTTTTACGAGCAAGCTCCAGAATCGGTGTCCCGAccagaacaaacaaaagcggACGAACATGCACGGCGCATCGCCCGACTGGAATgggagctgcagcagcgcaaAGAGCTCGATGCTCACCTGAAGGAACTGCTCACTCTAAAGCAAGCCGTTGAAAAGGATATTGTAGGCAAAACGGAGCGCCTGGATTCGTTGGGTCCCCGTCTGCGCGATTTACTAATCGCAACCAGACCACTGCAAGAGGCACTAGAAATGCCCATCGAGAAAGGCTGGAAAACGAGGAAAACAGTTCGACTGCTTCCGCAACCCTTGTATCTGCTCTATGCCAACGTTACTGCATATGGCGAAGCTTGCGGTATGTTTAGATTTTATGAAAAAGTCTCGTTGGGTGATTATTGAAACTGTTCTCTTTTCCAGATCATCTGCTCACGACGTCGATACATGGTGATGAAGAGGAAGCGAAGCAAATAGCTGCATCTGGAAATACGTATGAATCGGAAGCTCACTGTGGTCGCGAATCCGGCAGCAATTCGCACGATCGCGTTGACTCGGACAATGACGAAAACGATCATGACGTAGACCGGGGCATGAAAAAGCGGCATCACCGGGGGCATATGAAAACAAATCTAGCAGAACAACGGCGCGAGAAACTTTTCAAACCACATCCTCTTAGTGTGACGATAAAGATCCGGGCAAAGGATTACTCGTCATCCCTCTCTCCCGATTCACCCGGTCCGGGACTTTCGTTGACGTTTTTCTATCTGCCCAACATGCAGGTGGTAACCATGAACATTGCTTTAGTAGATTTTCATTCTGTAGGGGCAGCAGCAAGCGACGTTCTCTCCACCGACAGCGTGCTGAATGAGCTGTTCTGCGGAGATAGAGGAGAGGAATGTCCCAATCCAAAGATAAAATACCAGCTGCAGGATCTTTCAATAGACATCAATCAACTGGCATGCTTGCTAAAGGAAAGGAATCTCGGCAGCCCTTTTCTTTGGGTGCAGAAAATTTGCGGTCTAGAGTACATTTCGACGGCGTACACATGCGTTCGAGGACTTGACGTCGGAAATGACAACCTAGAGACTGGCGATAAATTGCATGAAACCATCCCGTCAATCATCCACTCCGTTAGAGCACGATGGGAGGCACGGTTAAAGCTCTACAAGCAGATCCACGATCTCGAGAGCAAAATGATAGATACATCTGTCAACGATGAACATGGACATCCGATACGCATCTCCAGCACAGTACTGCAGTGGAGTTCCATTTCATTTGAGGATTACGTTTCATCGGGCGTAGCTGGTATGTTCCTAGAGGATTCTATAGCCACTGCTAGTGACCTGTACTTCCGTGCTATAGTCATACGCGGCTCGGCTAAACTTGAAAGCTATATTTGTGTACCATGTCGGTATCCGGATGCATCACCGCTGTGGTCGTTCTCATTACACTGGAATGGCAAGCATACGTCGGTATCGAACAGCTCAGTGAGGGTATGTATTTCTACCCAAGGCTATTGGTGGTGTGAATAGCACTCTAacatatgttttgttttgcttcaattaGGAAATGGAATACTGGTGCAACAGTTTGTCGGCACTGGAACACTCGTGTGACATTCTACCGAAACAATTAAAACGAGCAATGTCCTGCTTGGATATCTACCTGGAAACCGAAGGACCTTACTACGCGCCAGCAGAGTTTACACAGGACAAAAGCTTTCTCAAACCTTTCCGGGGTCGCACAAGAGCACAACCCTTTCGAATTGCACCAAACGGTAGCAGTTCCTTGTTTACTCAAATTTAATATGCATGTACAGATGAAAAGAACTTAAAACATGCTAACCATTTTTTTACAACATCTTTTTAAATATCTATGTGTGAACAGAATTGGAATAGAGCAGaataaaacaatgcaaaattttgcaaatttgtgaaaaaataacacgagtcgtgttttttttttcgtgtctTCAAAGTGAACTTCAAATGTCTTCAAAATGAAGTGAAATTTCGTTTTATGTTGCAGTGATTAAGCTTATGGGCCAGTTTCATGGTAcattcgtcaactcgcacaacttaacaatatgcccatcatggggtcaagccccgaatggaccatgaccccacacgtaggactaaTTATCCTactatgggtaatcaataagtcactaaaaGCCTAGCTCATTTGTGGTACAAGGCAGGCTTTGACCGagaacggttgttgtgccaaagaagaagaagaattaacGTGTCCGACTTGAAAGTTGAAGCAATATTCCATTTCACTACGACGATGATTAGTGGGGGAGAAAGTGGCAAAAGAGCAAGACCTCAAAGTCTCTACAAAAATTAGATCAGGGTCAGGAGTGGGGGAGATTGTATGAATAAACCAGGTATATCAAACTGGCGGCCCCTGAGGGTTCTGTATGCGGCCCGCGACGCAGCCAAGTTATGATTAAGTCCAGTCAATTTTTGAAATGGATCTCCTTTATCATCGATATTCGACGTAGATATCATGAGCCGCGAATGGATTTTCAGGGTTAAAAAGTAGCCCGCCGAACAGATGAGTAGTTTGACAAATCTGGACTAAACGATCAATTATAGATAGCTATTTTTTCGGATTAAATGATCTTTAACAAAGACTAAAACTTCACACATGgaataaatgtatttatttattcattattattattcatgcaTAAAGTAAAGTATATTTGCCTGCTTCAGCCATCGCTACGATTATACGATTAAGCAAGAATACTTTCATCAAGGCTAGTTTCTACTTTCATCTGAAAGCCCATGTCTTTGAACGAGCTCGCGATATCCGCGGCCTTGTCTGGGTGGCAAACGATAGCAGTGCATGTGTCAGTGAAGGAAAATAGATGCTTCACAAAGCGGTTCCCTACACGCTGTAAATCTTCTTTTGTCACCTTGCCGACTTGACTGACCAGAGATTGATTATAGCCTACCGGTACTCCTTTGAAGCTTGCCAGAATAGACGTATTCACTACTTTTTCAATGCTATTTTCTCGTGCAATTATTTCGAAAATCAACGAGCTTCTAGCTGATTCCAACAGAGTTGCATCCCATTCCGCTCCATCGATGACTTGCTTTTCCTGAAAATGCAAAGATAAATTAATGCATTACTCCGcatcgtttttattttgataattttaatttgcatttttaagcTAATCTTGTTGTTGCGCTTACCACAATAGTAACAGCTTCTTTATAGGCTGCAACAACGTTTGAAGCTCTATAAAGCGTGAAGTATAACATTCCTTCGTTTGGTCGTGGTACTATATTATACCCGTAGGCAAATCCTTGTCCTCGGATTTGTCGCCACAGCGGACCTTCCAGTTGAGTGAGGTATTGCAGGAACAAGAGAAGTGGCACCAGATCTGGATCATTGAAATCGGTGATGGCTTGGCAAGTGCGAAACAGAAATGCGCTTTCGACGCTGCCCAATCCCACGATCACACCACTGTATGGCTTAAGTGCATCGTTATTCTTAACCATGTGCTCCCAGTCTGGCAAAGCTGTGAATCTGGAGATAAAAATATGGAGCGAAAGTGTAAGATAACATGGATATGTGTACACAAGATACCGCATCTTACGGACCTTTTTACCAATTGTTCCGTCTCATTAGATTGTACTAGGCGCTTCCACGGCTCGACCAGATCGATTCCCAATCCTTCCATCGCACTCCAATCGGCAGCCATGTGGATGGCAAGATTTTCCGGTAGCGTAATTACAGATCGCGTTTTGTTAAGATTTTCAATTACCGTATTCACCGATTCTGGCTTCTCCAGCAGCTCCAACAATGATGCAAGGAATTTGGACTGTTTTAACAGTGAGCTTATGCGTACGTTACTATCTTCGCGGTAGCGCATAGCTTTCAGTATGTCTTTAGCAATGGAGTTTCCTTCTCGCTTCACTTGTGCAACTTCGTTAATAAGCTTTGTAGCACACACTTTAATCCGTTCGGCCGTAAATTCGGTTTTGTGCAACAGTTCCGTGATCAGCTCGATGCCAGTTGTATACTTTTCCCGGATCACTTGCATGTAAAGTGTAGCTGTGCTCGAGTACGCACCTACGCTGAAACGATTCAGGGAACTGAACCCAAGATCCGTCAAAGTTTCGACCGTGTTGGACTCGAGAGTAGCCACAACCTCCTCGTACGGGATTAGTTTTTCTCCCCGGCGTATAGGTGATTCAGTGAACAATTCCATCAACAAAACTAAGTATGGCCGTAATTCCACGCTTAGTGGCTCCGTATTCATGGTAATTTTTAGCTGAAAGAAAGAACGAAATTAGGGCACGCATTGGATTGCGATTAGCGCTCATCATTCTGCTATTTGCCCCCCTCAAATTATTATCCCTTCTACTTACATAGCAGAAATTCGTATGCAAATCGTATGCTTCCGCATAAACTGGCAAATCTTCTATCTTCAATCCCGGAGGatttttccccgttttcgACGTATACACCTCGACGGGATAGAATTTAATCCCTTCGGTCGATGGTACAGGTATGGAGGTAATCATCTCGTCTGGAGGAGCTATTTCATTGGTAGCCATCGCGTTGGACAATatggtttccttttctttcagTCCGCTTTCGCCGAGCGTTTCCCTTTGTTTTTCCAATCTCTTTTGTTCAACATTCGCCGTGCGTTCGTTTTCTTTGATGCTGGGGACTGCTCGAACTACGACGTGCTtgttctgaaaaaaaaacacattagtaTTCTCATTATCAATCTCGTTTGATCGTCCTTCGATTACGATAATCCGTTGCGTACTATCCATACTATACTACACTTACATTTATAATGTAATCTTTTAACAACGTCAGCCAAAAACTCTCTTCCTTATCCTTTAATGTCTGCAAACATCTGTTAACATTCAGCCGCTTATCGAACTATGGgagcatagaagaaaaaataatacatcaAGTGCCATTATTCACAACGACCATGTGGATTTGGGATTTCATCTAATTACCTCTGTTTCGTCAGATCCGTAAAGCACGTCTCCGATGACGTGAAATGCAATATCGTCGTGCGGGTTGGATTCTAAACTGCTGAGTGCTTCGAGCCTGTAGCGCTCGATCACGTTTCTCATTCGGTGCATATCCAGCTTCTCCTTACCACCCGCAATCGATGCAAGCAGTTCGGAGAGTTTAGGGAATATATGATCCTCTTTGCCGAGCGGTATATTTTCGAACGAAATGTACAGCAATGAAACTGAGTTCTCCACAATGCTGTATCCTACGCGACTAGCGTAAGGATCCTCGACTTCAATGAACTCTCGCTGCACCGGACTAGCTGAGGTATCCGTGAGGTAGCGAAGCAATACCGAACAGGCCGTTAGTGTGTCGTATTCCGTTGTAGCCTTGGGCCCTCTCCAAGCCACGTTCAGCAATCCGCAATCCTCTTCATCGGCCGGATActctattttcatatttttagaCTCCTCCAATGGCTCAACCGGCGTTTGCCACGGGCGTTCGAAGGGTGGGAGGGCTCCTTTCGAGA encodes the following:
- the LOC1278480 gene encoding transcription elongation regulator 1 — protein: MSTEVDKPLPNEAESTEEVSNAGTIDGDSVVASASEQHTSPSAADSTLEENKVSPIKNGAGLLGSAPSKLANTVATDLWVETKTADGKSYYYHAISRETTWTRPEGPNVNVMTQAEVEALNKQQQQQQHTKSAEQKVIEVNASSASDIPVSSATIPAVIPLHTAMTRFTGPPPSFGMAPFGMPPPNFTSFPPWNPPAVGSGQNWSIGQTLPLDAAKQAMNEIKLNEIDPSIVARATVWSEHTAPDGRMFYYNASKGESVWEKPQALRDLEKAKLTVWNAKQKSKAPPSVPPFLAPPIPPQMPLMSAMQAPPATGLKIQQFPSPLATAAIGPVSGSGVRLQQLPVAASGVVFDPITFMAKNEKAAAEEERKRKLEQEKKRKEDEEKAKSNKPQDKSRPISSTPISGTPWCVVWTGDGRVFFYNPSTRTSVWERPEELKERADVDKAVLVPPQQLLGTVAPKELDGVTNSKGQTVLGTGNSATATLAESDGGQTASGGNTNEPRSAQSDSESSVDEDGEHPSKKLKSDLEAVMKSTHSLGSNRSGTDPEKEAIAMEAEARAARERTLIPLDVRMKSFREMLRELDVSAFSTWEKELHKIVYDARYLLLTSKERKQVFEKYVKDRADEERREKRNKMRQKRDDFRALMDAAHLHGKSSFSEFAQKYGKDERFKVIEKIRERESLFNEYIVEIRKREKEEKQIRKEQIRKDFLTMLRERSDINRHTRFSDIRKKVESDSRYKAITEHSQREELFEDHIKALKEEKRKAKEKEREKELKERNSRSEQRSSRKSRDRSRDRRSRSNDREASQSAKGASNHDGTANNNNDEDEGEDCNTSDEDEIERQQRERERKARAEASIKEREKEVQRTLATHLRDRDKERQHHQRDEAMRHFNALLADLVRNADLTWKEVKKLLKKDHRWELISMLDRDDRERLFNEHISNLVRKKRDKFREMLDEIPSLELTSSWKDIKKSIRDDPRYLKYNSSERGEREFRDYIKDKTANAKLAFRELLQECKFITHKSFELYRENANHLREVEDILRNDSRYLILHHIAGERTQMILAHLEELHKRGPPPPPTASESLRRK
- the LOC1278479 gene encoding THO complex subunit 5 homolog — its product is MVSKPESADSSSDKKRRKTSNSNAVDNSSSNAKTLKEDVYMNTIAFEEQEASKRSPIKDANLFHATCDELRSIFADIAKLKADSSEDAKQKIAEKRIEGSLAFVLLKKLNRLDKVRIREGRDALHKEKLRVDSNRLQLQNLLYEAEHLKREVQRCYMFKSQDEEIELVPVEEFYEQAPESVSRPEQTKADEHARRIARLEWELQQRKELDAHLKELLTLKQAVEKDIVGKTERLDSLGPRLRDLLIATRPLQEALEMPIEKGWKTRKTVRLLPQPLYLLYANVTAYGEACDHLLTTSIHGDEEEAKQIAASGNTYESEAHCGRESGSNSHDRVDSDNDENDHDVDRGMKKRHHRGHMKTNLAEQRREKLFKPHPLSVTIKIRAKDYSSSLSPDSPGPGLSLTFFYLPNMQVVTMNIALVDFHSVGAAASDVLSTDSVLNELFCGDRGEECPNPKIKYQLQDLSIDINQLACLLKERNLGSPFLWVQKICGLEYISTAYTCVRGLDVGNDNLETGDKLHETIPSIIHSVRARWEARLKLYKQIHDLESKMIDTSVNDEHGHPIRISSTVLQWSSISFEDYVSSGVAGMFLEDSIATASDLYFRAIVIRGSAKLESYICVPCRYPDASPLWSFSLHWNGKHTSVSNSSVREMEYWCNSLSALEHSCDILPKQLKRAMSCLDIYLETEGPYYAPAEFTQDKSFLKPFRGRTRAQPFRIAPNGSSSLFTQI
- the LOC1278478 gene encoding uncharacterized protein C05D11.1; this translates as MGFKHLITVKANEVIPVHKYRSERTGLTVIVGEVEGPVVNGYFTLATEAHDDDGLPHTLEHLIFLGSEKYPYKGILDLVANRCLASGTNAWTDRDHTCYTMTTAGSEGFLSLLPVYLDHILYPTLTDSGFVTEVHHITGQGEDGGVVYCEMQGRENTGESRVNLELLRAVYPNSGYSAETGGILSNLRTSTTNEKVRAYHAAFYRPDNLHVIITGQIKPDDIFKALEPIEEKIVSKGALPPFERPWQTPVEPLEESKNMKIEYPADEEDCGLLNVAWRGPKATTEYDTLTACSVLLRYLTDTSASPVQREFIEVEDPYASRVGYSIVENSVSLLYISFENIPLGKEDHIFPKLSELLASIAGGKEKLDMHRMRNVIERYRLEALSSLESNPHDDIAFHVIGDVLYGSDETEFDKRLNVNRCLQTLKDKEESFWLTLLKDYIINNKHVVVRAVPSIKENERTANVEQKRLEKQRETLGESGLKEKETILSNAMATNEIAPPDEMITSIPVPSTEGIKFYPVEVYTSKTGKNPPGLKIEDLPVYAEAYDLHTNFCYLKITMNTEPLSVELRPYLVLLMELFTESPIRRGEKLIPYEEVVATLESNTVETLTDLGFSSLNRFSVGAYSSTATLYMQVIREKYTTGIELITELLHKTEFTAERIKVCATKLINEVAQVKREGNSIAKDILKAMRYREDSNVRISSLLKQSKFLASLLELLEKPESVNTVIENLNKTRSVITLPENLAIHMAADWSAMEGLGIDLVEPWKRLVQSNETEQLVKRFTALPDWEHMVKNNDALKPYSGVIVGLGSVESAFLFRTCQAITDFNDPDLVPLLLFLQYLTQLEGPLWRQIRGQGFAYGYNIVPRPNEGMLYFTLYRASNVVAAYKEAVTIVEKQVIDGAEWDATLLESARSSLIFEIIARENSIEKVVNTSILASFKGVPVGYNQSLVSQVGKVTKEDLQRVGNRFVKHLFSFTDTCTAIVCHPDKAADIASSFKDMGFQMKVETSLDESILA